Proteins co-encoded in one Bradyrhizobium sp. 170 genomic window:
- a CDS encoding gluconokinase, whose product MVGSKFPCALVVMGVSGSGKSTIADHLARRLGWRYEDGDRFHPASNVAKMSAGHPLTDEDRWPWLQAIADEIDRLSTAGERAVIACSALKRAYRDILVHGRNDVRIVFLDGTQDLIAARLASRKGHFMPPGLLASQFKTLERPGANERPIIVSIDAPVERIVDDIVTQLNLVPQ is encoded by the coding sequence TTGGTGGGCAGTAAGTTTCCTTGTGCGCTGGTGGTGATGGGCGTTTCCGGCTCGGGCAAGAGCACCATCGCCGATCATCTCGCCCGACGGCTCGGCTGGCGTTATGAGGACGGCGACAGGTTTCACCCGGCAAGCAACGTCGCGAAGATGAGCGCCGGCCACCCGCTGACCGACGAGGACCGCTGGCCGTGGCTGCAGGCGATCGCCGACGAGATCGACCGCCTCTCGACCGCCGGCGAGCGCGCCGTCATCGCCTGCTCGGCGCTGAAACGCGCCTATCGCGACATTCTCGTGCACGGCCGCAACGACGTCCGCATCGTCTTTCTCGACGGAACGCAGGATCTGATCGCCGCCCGCCTCGCTTCGCGTAAGGGGCACTTCATGCCGCCGGGCCTGCTCGCCAGCCAGTTCAAGACACTGGAGCGGCCGGGAGCAAACGAACGGCCGATCATTGTATCGATCGATGCGCCGGTCGAGCGAATCGTGGATGACATCGTCACTCAATTGAACCTGGTTCCCCAATGA
- the treS gene encoding maltose alpha-D-glucosyltransferase, with amino-acid sequence MPATEAVTDELWYKDAIIYQLHVKAFADSNNDGIGDFAGLTEKLGYLQDLGVTTLWLLPFYPSPGRDDGYDIADYGDINPDFGTMKDFRRFIQEAKKRGLRVITELVINHTSDQHDWFKRARRSDPNSSARNWYVWSDTDQKYPGTRIIFTDTEKSNWTWDPEAGQFYWHRFFSHQPDLNFDNPRVVSALVQVMKRWLDTGVDGFRLDAIPYLCERDGTNNENLPETHAVIKGLRRELDNYAKGKVLLAEANQWPEDVQEYFGRGDECHMAYHFPLMPRIYMAIAQEDRFPITDILRQTPDIPGNCQWALFLRNHDELTLEMVTDVERDYLWSTYANDPRARINVGIRRRLAPLMDNDRRKIELMNSLLLSFPGTPIIYYGDEIGMGDNIYLGDRNGVRTPMQWTPDRNGGFSRADPARLYAPTIMDPVYGYESVNVEAQSRSLSSLLSATKRLIAVRKSTLAFGRGTMTFIRPENRSVLCYVRQYQGEVILCVANLSRSAQATELDLSAFKDRIPLEMLGRTRFPPIGELPYMITLSPYGFYWFELQERDKSAPVVQRAVPEFETLVVPLNATWVSLARERGVFERDVLPGHLARSRWYPERSPKAIRPTLTSAIPFCDIGDNRPWLAFFETTQRGVSTRYVLPMQIEWVRFDRERYNPQALAAVRQGAREGTLLDVATDQIFIALLLRNLQQSLTVDESEQGLRLEFRPTNRFGDKPIRQPEHIRIVDSEQPRSTALVDNDYVVKIYRTLQAGPNPEIEMGRFLTDVANFPNAPALLGSAELVEGNEKSAIGVVHAFVANQGDLWTLSAGYLDRFVEEQRLLAASMHPGEREEEIPYLRYMSQAGRRVAELHIALAGNSELAEFAPEPTGRDDVQRWIDDLMLCAGRVFDALRLRRETLKEADRPLADQLLALQPALPDWLETLLLREADAANIRCHGDLDLSQLLIVKDDIFIVDFEGAPRRSIAERRRKAPAARDVASLVRSIDYSATAALERALKVAHDEQGKLGAALGEWRDRATAAFLAAYHEAMTDQRLWPADPKAADGLMTFFLLEKALDEIEHELSFRPEWLRVPLTGIIRMLSQPTFEAS; translated from the coding sequence ATGCCAGCCACTGAGGCCGTCACCGACGAGCTCTGGTACAAGGATGCGATTATCTATCAGCTCCACGTCAAGGCCTTCGCCGACAGCAACAATGACGGCATCGGCGACTTTGCCGGGCTGACCGAGAAACTGGGGTATCTGCAGGATCTCGGCGTCACCACGCTGTGGCTGTTGCCGTTCTACCCCTCCCCCGGCCGCGACGACGGCTACGACATCGCCGATTATGGCGACATCAATCCCGATTTCGGGACGATGAAGGATTTCCGCCGCTTCATCCAGGAGGCGAAAAAGCGCGGCCTGCGGGTCATCACCGAGCTCGTCATCAACCACACGTCCGACCAGCACGACTGGTTCAAGCGCGCCCGCCGCTCGGACCCGAATTCCTCTGCCCGCAACTGGTATGTCTGGAGCGACACCGACCAGAAATATCCGGGCACGCGGATCATCTTCACCGATACCGAGAAATCGAACTGGACCTGGGATCCGGAAGCCGGCCAGTTTTACTGGCACCGCTTCTTCTCGCACCAGCCGGACCTCAATTTCGACAATCCGCGCGTGGTGAGCGCGCTGGTGCAGGTGATGAAGCGCTGGCTCGACACCGGTGTCGACGGCTTCCGCCTCGACGCCATCCCCTATCTCTGCGAGCGCGACGGCACCAACAACGAGAACCTGCCCGAGACGCATGCCGTCATCAAAGGGCTGCGTCGCGAGCTCGACAATTATGCCAAAGGCAAGGTGCTGCTGGCCGAGGCCAATCAATGGCCGGAGGACGTGCAGGAATATTTCGGCCGCGGCGACGAATGCCACATGGCCTATCATTTTCCGCTGATGCCGCGCATCTACATGGCGATCGCGCAGGAAGACCGTTTCCCGATCACCGACATCCTGCGCCAGACGCCGGATATCCCGGGCAACTGCCAGTGGGCGCTGTTCCTGCGCAACCACGACGAGCTGACGCTGGAAATGGTCACCGACGTCGAGCGCGACTATCTGTGGTCGACCTACGCCAACGATCCGCGCGCCCGCATCAATGTCGGCATCCGCCGCCGGCTGGCGCCCTTGATGGACAATGACCGGCGCAAGATCGAATTGATGAACTCGCTGCTGCTGTCGTTCCCGGGCACGCCGATCATCTATTACGGCGACGAGATCGGCATGGGCGACAATATCTATCTCGGCGACCGCAACGGTGTCCGCACGCCGATGCAGTGGACGCCGGACCGCAATGGCGGATTCTCGCGCGCCGATCCGGCGCGGCTCTACGCGCCGACCATCATGGACCCCGTCTATGGCTATGAGTCCGTCAATGTCGAGGCGCAGTCGCGCAGCCTCTCCTCGCTGCTCTCGGCCACCAAGCGGCTGATCGCGGTCCGCAAATCCACGCTCGCCTTCGGCCGCGGCACCATGACGTTCATCCGCCCGGAGAACCGCTCGGTGCTGTGCTATGTGCGCCAGTACCAGGGCGAAGTCATCCTGTGCGTCGCCAACCTGTCGCGATCGGCGCAGGCGACCGAACTCGACCTTTCCGCCTTCAAGGACCGCATCCCGCTGGAAATGCTCGGCCGTACCCGCTTCCCGCCGATCGGCGAACTGCCCTACATGATCACGCTCTCACCTTACGGCTTCTACTGGTTCGAGCTGCAGGAGCGCGACAAGTCGGCACCGGTGGTGCAGCGCGCCGTGCCCGAGTTCGAAACGCTTGTCGTGCCGCTGAACGCGACCTGGGTGTCGCTGGCGCGCGAACGCGGCGTGTTCGAGCGTGACGTGCTTCCGGGACATCTGGCGCGCAGCCGCTGGTATCCGGAACGATCGCCCAAGGCGATCCGGCCGACCCTGACTTCGGCCATTCCGTTCTGCGACATCGGCGACAACCGGCCGTGGCTCGCCTTTTTCGAAACGACGCAGCGCGGCGTCAGCACGCGCTACGTGCTGCCGATGCAGATCGAATGGGTACGCTTCGACCGCGAGCGCTACAATCCGCAGGCGCTGGCTGCCGTTCGGCAAGGCGCCCGCGAAGGCACCCTGCTCGACGTCGCCACCGACCAGATCTTCATCGCGTTGCTGTTGCGCAATCTGCAGCAATCGCTGACGGTCGACGAGAGCGAACAGGGCTTGCGGCTCGAATTCCGGCCAACCAACCGCTTCGGCGACAAGCCGATCCGGCAGCCTGAGCACATCCGCATCGTCGATTCCGAGCAGCCTCGCAGCACTGCCCTGGTCGACAACGACTATGTCGTCAAGATCTACCGGACGCTCCAGGCCGGCCCCAATCCCGAAATCGAGATGGGGCGCTTCCTGACCGACGTCGCAAACTTCCCCAACGCGCCGGCACTGCTTGGCAGCGCCGAGCTGGTCGAGGGCAACGAGAAAAGCGCGATCGGCGTCGTTCACGCCTTCGTCGCCAATCAGGGCGACCTCTGGACCCTGAGCGCGGGCTATCTCGATCGCTTCGTTGAGGAGCAGCGCCTGCTGGCGGCGAGCATGCATCCCGGCGAGCGCGAGGAAGAGATCCCCTATCTGCGTTACATGTCGCAGGCCGGGCGGCGCGTGGCGGAGTTGCACATTGCGCTTGCCGGCAACAGCGAGCTTGCCGAATTCGCACCGGAGCCGACCGGCCGCGACGACGTGCAGCGCTGGATCGACGATTTGATGCTCTGCGCCGGACGCGTTTTCGATGCGCTCCGGCTGCGGCGGGAGACGCTGAAGGAAGCCGACCGCCCGCTGGCCGACCAGCTGCTGGCATTGCAGCCGGCCCTGCCGGATTGGCTGGAAACGCTGCTGCTGCGCGAGGCCGATGCCGCCAACATCCGCTGCCATGGCGATCTCGATCTCAGTCAGTTGCTGATCGTCAAGGACGACATCTTCATCGTCGACTTCGAGGGCGCGCCGCGGCGCAGTATTGCCGAGCGCCGGCGCAAGGCGCCCGCGGCGCGGGATGTAGCCAGCCTGGTTCGATCGATCGATTATTCGGCAACCGCAGCCCTTGAGCGCGCACTCAAAGTGGCCCACGATGAGCAAGGCAAGCTCGGCGCGGCGCTTGGCGAGTGGCGCGACCGGGCGACGGCCGCATTTCTCGCCGCCTACCACGAGGCCATGACCGATCAACGGCTGTGGCCGGCCGATCCGAAGGCGGCAGACGGCTTGATGACCTTCTTCCTGCTCGAGAAGGCCTTGGACGAGATCGAACACGAACTGTCATTCCGGCCGGAATGGCTGCGCGTGCCGCTGACCGGGATCATCAGAATGTTGTCACAACCGACCTTCGAGGCCTCATGA
- a CDS encoding glycoside hydrolase family 15 protein — protein MPCRIEDYGLIGDCETAALVGRNGSIDWLCWPAFDSDACFAALLGSEKHGRWLIAPVGEITGTSRRYWDDTLILQTRFETADGAVDLIDFMPPRGNASDVVRLVRGVRGRVRMHMQLVIRFGFGTDIPWVKKSEDGSALLAICGQDMTVLRTPVETRGEDLTTVADFEVGEGDTVPFVLTYGPSHLPVPKPIDPSYALKDTETFWTEWSSRCTYEGENRDLVMRSLITLKAQTYAPTGGIVAAPTTSLPEKLGGARNWDYRFCWLRDATFTLLALMNSGYTEEASAWHRWLLRAAAGSPANMQIMYGIMGQRRLLEWEARWLPGYEGAKPVRVGNAAHAQLQLDVYGELIDAFHQWRVAKLELDETSWAMECAVLQHLAGQWDKPDHGIWERRGAGKHYVSSKVMTWVAFDRGIKSAETFGFKAPLEKWRVLRDAIHLDVCARGFDPELNSFVESYGSKMLDASILLLPSVGFLPPEDPRVCGTLVAVERHLMRDGFVLRHDPREVEQQPAEGAFLACTLWLADAYVLAGEFDKAQELLTRVVAVANDLGLLAEEYDTAAGRQTGNFPQALTHIALINTAHNLCAAKKSTEKPAMQRSK, from the coding sequence TTGCCGTGCCGTATCGAAGACTATGGGCTGATCGGCGATTGCGAAACCGCGGCGCTGGTCGGCCGGAACGGATCGATCGACTGGCTGTGCTGGCCGGCCTTCGATTCCGACGCCTGCTTTGCCGCACTTCTCGGCAGCGAGAAGCACGGCCGCTGGTTGATCGCACCGGTGGGGGAGATTACCGGCACCTCGCGCCGCTATTGGGACGACACCCTGATCCTTCAGACCCGGTTCGAGACGGCTGACGGCGCGGTCGACCTGATCGATTTCATGCCGCCGCGCGGCAACGCCTCCGATGTGGTGCGGCTGGTGCGCGGCGTTCGCGGCCGGGTCAGGATGCACATGCAATTGGTGATCCGCTTCGGTTTCGGCACCGATATTCCCTGGGTCAAGAAAAGCGAAGACGGTTCGGCGCTGCTTGCGATCTGCGGGCAGGACATGACGGTGTTGCGGACGCCGGTCGAGACCCGCGGCGAGGACCTGACGACGGTCGCCGATTTCGAGGTGGGCGAGGGCGACACCGTTCCCTTCGTGCTCACCTACGGCCCCTCGCATCTGCCCGTGCCCAAGCCGATCGACCCCTCATATGCGTTGAAGGATACCGAAACGTTCTGGACCGAATGGTCCAGCCGCTGCACCTATGAAGGCGAGAACCGCGACCTCGTGATGCGCTCGCTGATCACGCTGAAGGCGCAGACCTACGCCCCGACCGGCGGCATCGTCGCCGCGCCAACGACCTCGCTGCCGGAAAAGCTCGGCGGCGCCAGAAACTGGGACTATCGCTTCTGCTGGCTGCGCGACGCCACCTTCACACTGCTGGCGCTGATGAACTCCGGCTACACGGAGGAAGCGTCGGCATGGCACCGCTGGCTATTGCGGGCGGCGGCAGGTTCTCCCGCCAACATGCAGATCATGTACGGCATCATGGGCCAGCGTCGCCTGCTGGAATGGGAGGCCAGATGGCTGCCCGGCTACGAAGGCGCAAAGCCGGTGCGGGTCGGCAACGCCGCGCACGCGCAACTGCAGCTCGACGTCTACGGCGAACTGATCGACGCCTTTCATCAGTGGCGCGTGGCAAAACTCGAACTGGATGAAACCAGCTGGGCGATGGAATGCGCCGTGCTGCAGCACCTCGCCGGGCAATGGGACAAGCCCGATCACGGCATCTGGGAGCGCCGCGGCGCAGGCAAGCATTATGTCTCGTCGAAGGTGATGACATGGGTTGCGTTCGACCGCGGCATCAAGAGCGCCGAGACGTTCGGCTTCAAAGCGCCGCTCGAGAAGTGGCGTGTGCTGCGCGACGCCATTCATCTCGATGTCTGCGCAAGAGGATTTGATCCCGAACTGAATTCCTTTGTCGAGTCCTACGGCTCGAAGATGCTCGACGCCAGCATCCTGCTGCTGCCGTCGGTCGGATTCCTGCCGCCGGAGGATCCGCGCGTCTGCGGCACGCTGGTCGCGGTCGAACGGCATCTGATGCGCGACGGTTTTGTGCTGCGGCACGATCCCCGCGAAGTGGAGCAGCAACCGGCCGAAGGCGCGTTCCTCGCCTGCACGCTATGGCTGGCGGACGCCTATGTGCTGGCGGGCGAGTTTGACAAGGCCCAGGAGCTGCTTACCCGCGTTGTTGCGGTCGCCAACGATCTCGGCCTGCTGGCCGAGGAATACGATACGGCGGCCGGCCGCCAGACCGGCAATTTCCCGCAGGCGCTGACCCACATTGCGCTGATCAACACCGCGCATAATCTCTGCGCGGCGAAGAAGTCGACCGAGAAGCCGGCGATGCAGCGCTCGAAGTAG
- the pgl gene encoding 6-phosphogluconolactonase: protein MAANDNRHVITVADPVAMAATAAEHLLARTAANSGRVAICLTGGSSPKQLYQLLATDAYRSRIPWQRVHWFIGDERFVPADDPLNNMGMAREIFLDKCAPAANIHPIPTATADPADPDRGAALYQQELQSFYGADTLDDARPLFDLVLMGVGPDGHTASLFPGDAALDETARWVVGVPRANVEPFVPRVTLTLPTLASCREMLFEVSGRDKRAILTRLFAGENLPANRARSTGETVWLVDRAAIPENFGGQ, encoded by the coding sequence ATGGCCGCGAACGACAACCGCCACGTGATCACGGTCGCCGATCCAGTGGCGATGGCGGCGACCGCCGCCGAACATTTGCTGGCCAGAACGGCCGCCAACAGCGGCCGCGTGGCGATCTGCCTGACCGGCGGATCGAGCCCGAAGCAACTCTATCAATTACTTGCGACCGACGCCTATCGAAGCCGGATCCCGTGGCAGCGCGTGCACTGGTTCATCGGCGACGAACGCTTCGTGCCGGCTGATGACCCGCTCAACAACATGGGCATGGCGCGCGAGATTTTTCTGGATAAGTGCGCGCCGGCGGCGAACATCCATCCGATTCCGACCGCGACCGCCGACCCTGCCGATCCCGACCGGGGCGCCGCGCTCTATCAACAGGAACTGCAGTCGTTTTATGGCGCAGACACGCTGGATGACGCCCGCCCCCTGTTCGATCTCGTGCTGATGGGCGTCGGTCCCGACGGCCATACCGCATCGCTGTTTCCCGGTGACGCCGCGCTCGACGAAACCGCGCGCTGGGTCGTCGGCGTCCCCCGGGCGAATGTCGAGCCGTTCGTCCCGCGGGTTACCCTCACGCTGCCCACCCTCGCCTCCTGCCGCGAAATGCTGTTCGAGGTTTCAGGCCGCGATAAGCGTGCGATCTTGACGCGCCTCTTCGCAGGCGAGAACCTGCCCGCCAACCGCGCGCGATCCACCGGCGAGACGGTCTGGCTGGTGGACCGGGCAGCGATTCCGGAGAATTTTGGTGGGCAGTAA
- a CDS encoding Cof-type HAD-IIB family hydrolase, producing the protein MTRIALVVSDVDGTLLTKDKVLTDGARAAVRKLHAAGIGFTIVSSRPTIGMGFLIEPLSIMLPVGAFNGSSIVDNKLRPIEQHLIGPSVAQRSLDVLDAFGVDIWLFTNDRWYTRNPDGEYVPHEKRAIKADPTIIPDFAPHLGEACKVVGASSDAALLQRCEVAMREAVGAEATAVRSQTYYLDVTPPGHDKGTFVDAMTRRLGIPAAAVATIGDMENDLPMFARSGVSFAMGNAADGIKQHATHVTDSNERDGFAAAIETVLQLG; encoded by the coding sequence ATGACCCGCATCGCGCTTGTTGTTTCCGACGTCGACGGCACGCTGTTGACGAAGGACAAGGTCCTGACCGATGGAGCAAGAGCGGCCGTACGCAAGCTGCATGCGGCCGGCATCGGCTTCACCATCGTCTCCAGCCGGCCGACCATCGGCATGGGCTTTCTGATCGAGCCGCTTTCGATCATGCTTCCCGTCGGCGCCTTTAACGGCAGCTCGATCGTTGACAACAAGCTCCGGCCGATCGAGCAGCATCTGATCGGACCGAGCGTGGCTCAGCGCAGCCTCGACGTGCTCGATGCGTTCGGCGTCGATATCTGGCTGTTCACCAACGACCGCTGGTACACACGCAATCCCGACGGCGAATACGTCCCGCACGAAAAGCGGGCGATCAAGGCTGATCCGACCATCATCCCGGATTTCGCGCCGCATCTCGGAGAAGCCTGCAAGGTCGTCGGCGCCAGCTCGGACGCGGCGCTCCTGCAGCGTTGCGAAGTGGCGATGCGGGAAGCCGTCGGGGCGGAGGCCACCGCGGTCCGCTCGCAGACCTATTATCTCGACGTCACGCCGCCCGGTCACGACAAGGGCACCTTCGTGGACGCGATGACCAGGCGGCTCGGCATTCCGGCCGCGGCGGTGGCGACCATCGGCGACATGGAGAATGATCTTCCGATGTTTGCCAGGAGCGGCGTTTCGTTTGCGATGGGCAATGCGGCGGACGGCATCAAGCAGCACGCGACGCATGTGACCGACAGCAACGAGCGCGACGGATTTGCCGCTGCGATCGAGACGGTGCTGCAGCTCGGATAG
- the zwf gene encoding glucose-6-phosphate dehydrogenase has translation MAVGQTAQKKPDPCSFVIFGVTGDLAHRLVVPALYNLAASDLLPDRFCLVGVARKGMTSDRLRDSLMKGLRQFATQGVDEAIAQRLLACVTCVEADPKEPESFDAMSKQLDQLETTRDTGGNRLFYLATPPNAFLPISRELGRTGMLAENGTWRRLVVEKPFGTDLASARALNSELLKLVEEHQIYRIDHYLGKETVQNILVLRFANGMFEPIWNRNHIDHIQITVDEKLGVGHRGSFYDATGALRDMVPNHLFQLLSLVTMEPPVKFDAHSVRSEKAEVLSAIQTQSEQEALQNSVRGQYRGGKVGDAEIDDYRKTPDVAPGSTTETYAALKLTIDNWRWAGVPFYLRTGKALGVKRTEIAIKFKQAPFAMFRDTPVDRLSQNYLIISTEPTEGIALQFNTKVPGPNINIDGVEMKFRYKDYFKAEPSTGYETLIYDCMIGDNILFQRADSVEAGWQAVQPFLDAWKKAGGKGLKVYEPGSEGPEEANDLLERDGRSWRKLG, from the coding sequence ATGGCGGTCGGTCAGACAGCACAGAAGAAACCCGATCCCTGCTCGTTCGTCATTTTCGGCGTGACCGGCGATCTCGCACACCGACTGGTCGTCCCTGCCCTCTATAATCTCGCCGCAAGCGATCTCCTGCCTGACAGGTTCTGCCTGGTCGGCGTCGCCCGCAAGGGCATGACGAGCGACAGGTTGCGCGACAGCCTGATGAAAGGGCTGCGCCAGTTCGCGACCCAGGGGGTGGATGAGGCGATCGCCCAACGCCTCCTGGCATGCGTGACCTGTGTCGAGGCCGATCCGAAGGAGCCTGAATCGTTCGACGCCATGAGCAAACAGCTCGACCAACTCGAAACCACGCGAGACACCGGCGGCAACCGCCTGTTCTATCTGGCGACGCCGCCCAACGCGTTCCTGCCGATCAGCCGCGAACTCGGCCGCACCGGCATGCTGGCGGAGAATGGCACATGGCGGAGGCTGGTGGTGGAAAAGCCGTTCGGCACCGACCTCGCTTCGGCAAGAGCGCTCAATAGTGAATTGCTCAAACTGGTTGAAGAGCACCAGATCTACCGGATCGATCATTACCTCGGCAAGGAGACGGTGCAGAACATCCTGGTGTTGCGCTTCGCCAATGGCATGTTCGAGCCGATCTGGAACCGCAACCATATCGATCACATCCAGATCACCGTCGATGAAAAACTCGGCGTCGGGCATCGCGGCAGCTTTTACGACGCAACTGGCGCGTTGCGCGACATGGTGCCGAACCATCTGTTCCAGCTGCTGTCGCTGGTCACAATGGAGCCGCCGGTGAAATTCGACGCCCATTCGGTGCGCTCCGAAAAGGCCGAAGTGCTTTCCGCGATCCAGACGCAGAGCGAACAAGAGGCGCTGCAAAATTCCGTGCGCGGCCAATATCGGGGCGGCAAGGTTGGCGATGCCGAAATCGACGACTATCGCAAGACCCCCGACGTCGCGCCCGGTAGCACCACCGAGACCTATGCGGCGCTGAAGCTGACCATCGACAACTGGCGCTGGGCCGGCGTGCCCTTTTACTTGCGCACTGGCAAGGCGCTCGGCGTCAAACGCACCGAAATCGCCATCAAGTTCAAGCAGGCGCCGTTCGCGATGTTCCGCGACACGCCGGTGGACCGGCTGTCGCAGAACTACCTCATCATCTCGACCGAGCCGACCGAAGGCATCGCGCTGCAGTTCAACACCAAGGTGCCGGGGCCGAATATCAACATCGACGGCGTCGAGATGAAGTTCCGCTACAAGGACTACTTCAAGGCCGAACCTTCCACTGGCTACGAGACGCTGATTTATGACTGCATGATCGGCGACAACATCCTGTTTCAGCGCGCCGACAGCGTTGAGGCCGGCTGGCAGGCGGTGCAACCGTTCCTCGATGCCTGGAAGAAGGCAGGCGGCAAGGGGTTGAAGGTTTACGAACCGGGCAGCGAAGGACCGGAGGAAGCCAACGATTTGCTTGAACGCGACGGCCGAAGCTGGCGAAAGCTCGGGTGA
- the malQ gene encoding 4-alpha-glucanotransferase, which yields MDLFAQAKAQGIQTEFLDGQGHRRVTDAAALKIILDALPPQAPGPLVGHPVVVRSGRPSRTELPATARLPAAWKIVADSGVIAKGESSDHAIDWPKDLPHGVYRLQVSDAATDEDVPLISAPERAFGGEFDRCWLLAVQLYGVRSARNWGMGDFTDLASLIELADHLGADGIGLNPLHALFDDRPGDCSPYSPNSRLFLNALYIDVEKLPEFQPDSETSEALAPLRAGDVVDYVGVAALKWRALRRAFAAFKGNAKPGRQQDFDKFRAERGALLSHFACFEVLRRKFGKPWWEWPEAWRQPDDARCAALRQGEGANEIEFVEFVQWTADRQLGAAAELAKQLGMKVGLYLDVAVGVQADGFDAWNEQVAISRHLGVGAPPDPLNTAGQTWGLAGFNAVGLELESFAPYRDMLRASMRHAGAIRLDHVLGLKRLYLVPQGFSARDGVYVQMPFEALLAVTAQESVANRCVVIGEDLGTVPEGFRDQIADWGIWSYLVMMFERDDAGSFRHIDHYLTNALVTFNTHDLSTYAGWRSFGDLKLKRSLGIDPGETDDARWHALAMLDDVLSHHTIGRNDLYSVANFLARTRSRLLAISLEDLLGVVDQPNIPGTIDEHPNWRRRLPVPIEETTSTVDVAALKAATHERSRAAI from the coding sequence ATGGACCTTTTTGCTCAAGCCAAAGCCCAGGGAATCCAGACCGAGTTCCTGGACGGCCAGGGTCACCGCCGTGTGACGGACGCCGCCGCGCTCAAAATCATCCTGGATGCTCTGCCGCCGCAGGCCCCGGGACCGTTGGTCGGCCATCCAGTCGTGGTCCGCTCCGGCCGGCCGTCGCGAACCGAGCTCCCGGCTACAGCCAGGCTTCCGGCGGCGTGGAAAATCGTTGCGGACTCAGGGGTTATCGCCAAGGGTGAGAGCTCGGATCATGCCATCGACTGGCCCAAGGACCTGCCGCATGGCGTCTACCGGCTTCAGGTGAGCGACGCTGCGACCGACGAGGACGTGCCGCTGATCTCGGCGCCGGAAAGGGCGTTTGGCGGCGAGTTCGACCGTTGCTGGCTGCTCGCGGTCCAGCTTTACGGCGTCCGCTCCGCGCGCAACTGGGGCATGGGCGACTTCACCGACCTCGCCAGCCTGATCGAACTCGCCGATCATCTCGGCGCCGACGGCATCGGCCTCAATCCGCTGCATGCCCTGTTCGACGATCGTCCGGGCGATTGCAGTCCGTATTCGCCGAACAGCCGGTTGTTTCTCAACGCGCTCTATATCGACGTCGAAAAGCTTCCCGAATTTCAGCCCGATTCCGAAACAAGCGAGGCGCTGGCGCCGTTGCGGGCCGGCGATGTCGTCGATTACGTCGGCGTCGCCGCCCTGAAGTGGCGGGCGCTCCGCAGGGCCTTTGCCGCTTTCAAGGGCAACGCCAAGCCGGGCCGCCAACAGGATTTTGACAAATTCCGCGCCGAGCGCGGCGCGTTGCTGTCGCACTTTGCCTGCTTCGAGGTGCTCCGGCGCAAATTCGGCAAGCCGTGGTGGGAATGGCCGGAAGCGTGGCGGCAGCCGGACGATGCCAGATGCGCCGCGTTGCGCCAGGGCGAGGGGGCCAACGAAATCGAGTTCGTCGAATTCGTGCAATGGACCGCCGATCGCCAGTTGGGGGCCGCCGCCGAACTGGCGAAGCAGCTCGGCATGAAGGTCGGGCTCTATCTCGACGTCGCGGTCGGTGTGCAGGCCGATGGGTTCGACGCCTGGAACGAGCAGGTTGCGATATCCCGCCATCTCGGCGTCGGCGCGCCGCCCGATCCGCTCAACACCGCCGGTCAGACCTGGGGCCTCGCCGGCTTCAATGCCGTCGGGCTCGAGCTTGAGTCCTTTGCGCCATACCGCGACATGCTGCGCGCCTCGATGCGCCACGCCGGCGCCATCCGCCTCGACCACGTGCTCGGGCTGAAGCGGCTCTATCTGGTGCCGCAAGGCTTCAGCGCACGCGACGGCGTCTACGTCCAGATGCCGTTCGAGGCGCTGCTGGCGGTGACTGCGCAGGAAAGCGTTGCGAACCGCTGCGTCGTGATCGGCGAAGACCTCGGCACCGTGCCGGAAGGCTTTCGCGACCAGATCGCCGATTGGGGCATCTGGTCGTATCTCGTGATGATGTTCGAGCGGGACGACGCCGGCTCGTTCCGCCACATCGACCACTATTTGACCAATGCGCTCGTCACCTTCAACACCCACGATCTCTCGACCTATGCCGGCTGGCGCTCGTTCGGCGATCTCAAGCTGAAGCGCTCGCTCGGCATCGATCCGGGCGAAACCGACGATGCGCGCTGGCATGCGCTGGCGATGCTGGACGACGTGCTGAGCCATCACACCATCGGCCGCAACGATCTCTATTCGGTGGCGAATTTTCTGGCGCGCACCAGGTCGCGGCTGCTCGCGATCTCGCTGGAGGACCTGCTCGGCGTGGTGGACCAGCCCAACATCCCCGGCACCATCGACGAGCATCCGAACTGGCGGCGCCGGCTTCCGGTGCCGATCGAGGAAACGACATCCACGGTCGACGTCGCCGCGCTCAAGGCGGCAACCCATGAGCGGTCGCGCGCCGCGATTTGA